Proteins encoded within one genomic window of Methanolacinia paynteri:
- a CDS encoding ABC transporter ATP-binding protein: MDTQTVAPPLLDFANVSIIREGNEILHSLSLRVESGENIAILGPNGSGKSTLIRAITRENYPVLCDGLRFMIMGNEIWHVGTLRTMLGIVSPELQSRYNRETTGRDVILSGFFSSIGLFMHEVTPEMREKACEILEFLEIEHLADRQMTRMSTGEARRFLIGRALVHDPKALILDEPTTGLDLHALHHFRSAIRKIAASGTNIIMVTHNLHDIIPEISRVVLMKDGRFFSDGPKEEILKDDIIGGLFDVPVNIRKEGDWYYASGF, from the coding sequence ATGGATACGCAGACCGTTGCACCTCCGCTTCTCGACTTTGCAAATGTCTCCATAATCAGGGAGGGAAACGAAATCCTCCATTCTCTTTCCCTGAGAGTGGAATCAGGGGAAAATATCGCGATTCTCGGTCCGAACGGCTCGGGAAAGTCGACGCTGATCCGGGCGATAACCCGCGAGAACTATCCTGTCCTCTGCGACGGCCTCAGGTTCATGATCATGGGTAACGAGATCTGGCACGTGGGAACGCTCAGGACCATGCTCGGGATCGTCTCGCCAGAGCTCCAGTCCAGGTACAACAGGGAGACGACCGGGCGGGACGTGATCCTTTCGGGCTTCTTCTCGAGCATCGGGCTGTTCATGCACGAGGTAACACCGGAGATGAGGGAGAAGGCCTGCGAGATCCTTGAATTCTTAGAGATAGAGCACCTTGCCGACCGCCAGATGACGAGGATGTCGACAGGCGAGGCGAGACGTTTTTTGATCGGGCGTGCACTGGTCCACGACCCGAAGGCGCTTATACTCGACGAGCCGACTACCGGCCTCGATCTCCATGCCCTCCACCATTTCAGGTCGGCGATACGAAAGATCGCGGCCTCGGGAACGAACATCATCATGGTGACCCACAACCTCCATGATATAATCCCGGAGATATCGAGGGTTGTCCTGATGAAGGACGGGAGATTCTTTTCAGACGGCCCAAAGGAAGAGATCCTGAAGGACGATATAATCGGCGGCCTCTTCGATGTCCCGGTGAATATCAGGAAGGAAGGCGACTGGTACTACGCCAGCGGTTTTTAA
- a CDS encoding class I SAM-dependent methyltransferase translates to MENTDIDWNLEWKLRMERNEAQKGSGCSSYWDTRESALKFYESSFEDGGERVNWIVGNIPYTPDSRILDVGAGPGTIAIPLAGRAATVTAVEPSPAMAGVLREKIAENGIQNITVVEKPWEDVDPGSDLNPPYDIVFASFSLGMHDLWEAVDKMNSVCRGRVLVFHFAGGNSWEPMMRELWPVMHGEEFHPGPKADIIFNLLYSKGIYPDIVSAPHSYRLDYKSIDDAVNEFGKRLNAETEEHYDILRKYFSEKLEQDPQTGEYFMNMRSRKMCISWDSPGK, encoded by the coding sequence ATGGAAAATACCGATATAGACTGGAATTTGGAATGGAAACTCCGCATGGAGAGAAACGAGGCGCAAAAAGGTTCGGGGTGCTCCTCGTACTGGGACACACGCGAGAGCGCACTGAAGTTCTACGAGTCTTCGTTTGAGGACGGCGGAGAGAGGGTAAACTGGATCGTCGGCAATATCCCGTACACCCCCGATTCAAGGATACTCGACGTCGGAGCAGGCCCCGGAACGATTGCAATTCCCCTCGCGGGAAGGGCTGCCACTGTTACCGCAGTCGAACCATCTCCGGCAATGGCCGGCGTCCTGAGGGAAAAGATCGCAGAGAACGGAATTCAAAACATCACGGTGGTTGAAAAGCCTTGGGAGGATGTAGACCCAGGATCCGATCTTAATCCCCCTTACGACATTGTCTTCGCCTCTTTCTCACTCGGGATGCACGACCTCTGGGAGGCCGTAGACAAGATGAACTCGGTCTGCCGGGGCAGGGTGCTCGTCTTTCACTTTGCAGGCGGGAACTCATGGGAGCCGATGATGCGTGAGCTATGGCCGGTCATGCACGGTGAGGAGTTTCACCCCGGGCCTAAGGCGGACATCATATTCAATCTCCTGTACAGCAAAGGGATCTATCCCGATATCGTCTCGGCACCGCACAGCTACAGGCTGGATTATAAATCAATCGACGATGCTGTCAACGAATTCGGAAAACGTCTCAATGCCGAAACCGAAGAGCACTACGATATCCTGAGAAAATATTTCAGCGAAAAGCTGGAGCAGGACCCGCAGACCGGGGAGTATTTCATGAATATGAGATCCCGCAAGATGTGCATCAGCTGGGACTCTCCGGGAAAATAA
- a CDS encoding aminotransferase class V-fold PLP-dependent enzyme: MTLKYINRDAGTFQVNPVDDEMIYLNNAATTWPKPDCVKDAVMDCISMPVYEPGRTTMKEQTDYPYETRKRVADFFSSGRPENVIFTQNATDSLNMAIHGRILEAGGRMHVITSDLEHNSVLRPLFTLRRAGMIDLSIIPSKDGVIDPEMVAESVRPDTGMAVFNHGSNVLGTVQDLESIGRILSAEDIFFVIDAAQTAGLVPVDFEKIHADALAFTGHKYLFGIAGIGGLVIRSPEKLAPVRQGGTGADSSNVYMGDIPPEKFEAGTHNYPGIASLYAGLDFINRSGPGEIRRRSLEMTDMIIGGISGCDRVKVYNKDPALPIVLFNVEGIDCEDTGFMLSNVYSIVSRSGLHCSPLVHNSIDGGRGAVRLSLSCMNTVEECEKTVKAILEIAQYED, translated from the coding sequence TTGACACTCAAATATATTAACAGAGACGCCGGAACTTTTCAGGTGAATCCCGTGGACGATGAAATGATATATCTCAACAATGCCGCGACCACGTGGCCGAAGCCGGACTGCGTAAAGGATGCTGTCATGGACTGCATATCCATGCCGGTGTATGAGCCCGGCAGGACGACGATGAAGGAGCAGACTGATTATCCTTATGAAACAAGGAAGCGGGTTGCGGACTTCTTCTCTTCGGGAAGGCCTGAGAATGTTATATTCACCCAGAACGCCACCGATTCACTGAACATGGCGATCCACGGGCGGATTCTCGAAGCCGGAGGGAGGATGCATGTCATTACGTCCGATCTCGAGCACAACTCGGTTCTTCGTCCGCTGTTCACCCTGAGAAGGGCTGGAATGATCGACCTCTCGATAATACCTTCGAAGGACGGGGTCATCGATCCTGAAATGGTTGCCGAATCCGTCCGGCCGGATACCGGAATGGCCGTATTTAATCATGGGAGCAACGTCCTCGGAACCGTGCAGGATCTTGAAAGCATCGGGAGGATACTCTCGGCTGAGGATATCTTCTTCGTCATCGATGCCGCCCAGACGGCCGGTCTTGTGCCTGTGGATTTTGAGAAGATCCACGCGGACGCCCTGGCGTTCACCGGCCATAAATATCTCTTCGGTATCGCGGGGATCGGCGGCCTCGTGATCCGTTCGCCTGAAAAACTGGCACCTGTCCGGCAGGGAGGAACGGGTGCAGACTCATCGAATGTCTATATGGGCGATATTCCGCCGGAGAAATTCGAGGCTGGTACTCACAATTATCCCGGGATCGCCTCCCTCTACGCGGGTCTGGATTTCATAAACCGGAGCGGTCCCGGTGAAATCCGGAGAAGGTCGCTGGAGATGACGGATATGATCATCGGCGGCATATCCGGGTGCGACAGAGTGAAGGTATACAATAAAGATCCTGCCCTCCCGATCGTCTTATTCAATGTCGAGGGGATCGACTGCGAGGATACCGGGTTCATGCTCTCGAACGTCTACTCGATCGTATCGAGGTCGGGGCTGCATTGCTCGCCGCTGGTCCATAATTCGATCGACGGGGGCAGGGGGGCTGTCCGCCTGAGCCTTTCCTGCATGAATACTGTGGAAGAGTGTGAAAAAACTGTTAAGGCCATTTTGGAGATTGCACAATATGAAGATTAA
- a CDS encoding ADP-ribosylglycohydrolase family protein — protein MELSKAERMMLGIAIGDALGREYENIPRKEITIEKVPEGYAKGTGVYTDDTQMSIAVAETMISGPFEAETLALKFTEAYGRDRREGYSRETLSMLENSRTGEEFIASMTGEEKAARRSDGAAMRAVPIGLFPGTEDVIRNAIINSEISHTHPHAVSASVAIALASHYFYYDKGPRKNVIEYIMLHMEHKWPNICSYLKTVNELEGFDPETILGEYADYGPPYTDAKPVLGAVLFIIKKHSDDPLRTIRETLSLGGDADTTLSMVLGIIMTDHPAGVLPEKLVRDLENGKFGRDYLLKLGKELDRRFPAGLN, from the coding sequence ATGGAGCTCTCAAAGGCGGAGCGGATGATGCTCGGAATCGCCATCGGGGACGCACTCGGCAGGGAGTACGAGAATATACCCCGGAAGGAGATCACGATAGAAAAAGTCCCGGAGGGGTATGCAAAAGGAACCGGAGTCTATACCGACGATACCCAGATGTCGATCGCAGTTGCGGAGACCATGATCTCCGGACCCTTTGAAGCCGAAACTCTCGCCCTGAAATTCACCGAGGCATACGGACGTGACAGAAGGGAAGGTTACTCACGTGAAACACTCTCGATGCTCGAAAACTCCCGCACAGGGGAAGAGTTCATCGCCTCGATGACAGGAGAGGAGAAGGCCGCGAGAAGATCGGATGGGGCTGCAATGCGGGCGGTTCCGATCGGCCTCTTCCCCGGTACTGAAGATGTCATCAGAAACGCGATAATAAACTCGGAGATCTCCCATACCCACCCGCACGCAGTCTCGGCTTCAGTCGCAATCGCACTTGCATCGCACTACTTCTACTACGACAAGGGCCCAAGGAAGAATGTTATTGAATATATTATGTTACATATGGAACATAAATGGCCCAACATTTGCAGTTACCTGAAGACCGTCAACGAACTGGAAGGGTTCGATCCCGAAACTATACTCGGTGAATATGCAGATTATGGCCCGCCCTACACCGATGCAAAGCCTGTTCTCGGTGCGGTCCTCTTCATCATTAAAAAGCACTCGGACGATCCGCTCAGGACGATACGGGAGACGCTCTCGCTCGGCGGAGATGCCGATACCACCCTCAGCATGGTGCTCGGGATAATAATGACTGATCACCCGGCAGGCGTACTGCCTGAAAAACTCGTCAGGGATCTTGAAAACGGAAAATTCGGTAGGGATTACCTGCTTAAACTTGGAAAAGAGCTTGACCGGAGATTTCCGGCCGGTTTAAATTAA
- a CDS encoding bacteriohemerythrin, translating into MAYMEWSENLSVGIKEIDEQHKKLVSQINALHDGMRSGQGKDTLEKTLGELADYTQYHFKTEEKYMEKFGYPDFEKHREEHDAFVGKVADFQNAFSSGKLGLSIDVMKFLSGWVAGHIKGTDKNYTGCFKDHGLL; encoded by the coding sequence ATGGCATATATGGAATGGTCAGAGAATCTCTCTGTCGGAATTAAGGAGATCGACGAACAGCACAAGAAACTCGTATCGCAGATAAACGCACTCCACGACGGAATGAGGTCCGGGCAGGGAAAGGATACCCTGGAGAAAACACTCGGCGAGCTTGCAGACTACACCCAGTACCACTTCAAGACCGAGGAGAAGTACATGGAGAAATTCGGTTACCCTGACTTCGAAAAGCACAGGGAAGAGCATGACGCATTCGTGGGAAAAGTTGCGGACTTCCAAAACGCTTTTTCTTCGGGAAAACTCGGCCTTTCGATCGACGTCATGAAGTTTTTGAGCGGATGGGTCGCAGGCCATATCAAGGGAACGGACAAGAATTACACCGGATGCTTCAAAGACCACGGCCTTTTGTAA
- a CDS encoding DUF6653 family protein, with protein MTKEQKIASLFAMDDETWEKHANPWSVWTRNTVLPVLVIAFWSRVWLGWLAIVPVAVAILWMWINPRLFKKPKSTDDWASKSVLGEMIWLNRKAVLVPERHRRAPNILSAVSGTGFLFVIYGVYFLEIWPVLFGSALVYLGKLWFLDRMVWLYEDTKED; from the coding sequence GTGACAAAAGAGCAGAAGATCGCATCCCTCTTCGCGATGGACGACGAGACCTGGGAAAAGCATGCGAACCCGTGGAGCGTATGGACCAGGAACACGGTCCTGCCCGTACTCGTCATCGCGTTCTGGAGCAGGGTCTGGCTCGGGTGGTTGGCGATAGTCCCGGTCGCAGTCGCGATCTTATGGATGTGGATAAACCCGAGGCTCTTCAAAAAGCCGAAATCAACAGACGACTGGGCTTCAAAATCCGTCCTCGGGGAGATGATCTGGCTCAACAGGAAGGCCGTACTTGTACCCGAACGCCACCGCCGGGCGCCAAATATTCTTTCGGCCGTATCGGGCACAGGGTTTCTGTTCGTGATATACGGCGTCTATTTTCTTGAGATCTGGCCGGTTCTCTTCGGTTCGGCCCTCGTATACCTCGGAAAACTCTGGTTCCTCGACAGGATGGTCTGGCTGTACGAGGATACAAAAGAGGATTAA